In a single window of the Veillonella sp. genome:
- a CDS encoding HypC/HybG/HupF family hydrogenase formation chaperone, giving the protein MCLAVPAQLVAVNDVIGTVELTGATRDCSLLLVPEAKVGDWLLVHAGFAVQIVDEEEAQKTLEAFKELEELEEAYFAGKAEQC; this is encoded by the coding sequence ATGTGCTTAGCTGTACCAGCACAGTTAGTAGCTGTGAATGATGTTATTGGCACTGTTGAATTAACAGGTGCCACCCGTGACTGCAGCTTACTCCTCGTACCAGAAGCAAAGGTAGGGGACTGGTTGTTAGTCCATGCGGGTTTTGCTGTACAAATTGTTGATGAAGAAGAGGCACAAAAGACATTAGAGGCCTTTAAGGAGCTAGAAGAACTTGAAGAAGCTTACTTTGCAGGAAAAGCAGAACAGTGCTGA
- a CDS encoding biotin transporter BioY, giving the protein MEARRLTKMALLTALLCISAYISFPLPFSPAMVTALTLVATLTGLLLQPKDAFIVFIVYVLLGAVGLPVFVGGTAGLGKLLGPTGGFIFSWPIAYTLLSVFKGPKKSFLSYAWRSLVITIPVVYLFGVAGFMIVTKTELWAALPVVMFPFIPGDIVKCLVASWLATKIKI; this is encoded by the coding sequence ATGGAAGCAAGACGTTTAACAAAAATGGCTTTATTAACAGCCTTATTATGTATTTCAGCATATATTTCTTTCCCATTGCCATTTAGTCCGGCCATGGTAACAGCATTGACTTTGGTGGCTACATTAACAGGCCTATTATTGCAACCAAAGGATGCATTTATTGTCTTTATCGTATATGTTTTATTAGGCGCCGTTGGCCTACCTGTATTCGTTGGTGGTACGGCAGGTCTTGGTAAATTGTTGGGACCTACAGGGGGCTTTATTTTCTCTTGGCCTATAGCATATACATTGCTCAGCGTATTTAAAGGTCCTAAGAAAAGTTTCTTGTCTTATGCATGGCGTTCCCTTGTAATTACTATTCCTGTAGTATATCTATTTGGTGTTGCAGGCTTTATGATTGTAACAAAAACTGAACTTTGGGCGGCATTGCCTGTAGTAATGTTCCCATTCATTCCTGGGGATATTGTAAAATGTCTCGTTGCTTCTTGGTTAGCAACTAAAATTAAAATTTAG
- a CDS encoding AMP-binding protein — protein MTIIERLRQYKELEPHKIALIIDDTKYTYSDLYDAILSIDIDDSSHIVNLTEAKESVKNKVLLIQSQSFLEQLVQWLGALYKCYIPMVCHNEMDVDYVEELGLVIASEGVPPSADFGVLTSGTTGRPKPLWRKEESWREFFDIQNTIFHINEDTKIFLQGSFSFTGVSNMVIAVLWAGGTIVTTSSMRPTRWIELLERYEVDHVYALPTKLRLLVRQCKGKLFSINYIIAGSQVLDRHLMEQLQSICPNMGFILYYGATELNYITYCTGREWLEREGTVGRPFPSVQIEEDKGIIYVTTKYHIEGISDTYTVNDCGYIDAEGYFMFTGRQGDVVNKGGYKISIPSMETYLQSIDGVSEVAIIDIIDDVKGEDFVAYMVLEDNLLVADVMEIIRHHRPSIEWPKSIYSIPMLPLTECSKVDKRKLKEWYNKG, from the coding sequence ATGACAATTATTGAACGGTTACGACAATATAAAGAATTAGAGCCTCATAAGATTGCTCTCATTATAGATGATACAAAGTATACATATAGTGATTTATATGATGCCATTCTATCAATCGATATTGATGATAGTAGTCATATAGTAAATCTCACTGAAGCTAAAGAATCAGTAAAAAATAAAGTTCTTTTAATTCAGAGTCAATCCTTTCTAGAACAACTTGTACAATGGTTAGGTGCATTGTATAAATGTTACATTCCTATGGTATGCCATAATGAGATGGATGTAGACTATGTAGAGGAATTAGGACTCGTTATAGCATCTGAAGGGGTCCCACCATCAGCTGATTTTGGTGTGCTTACATCAGGTACTACAGGACGCCCTAAGCCATTGTGGCGAAAGGAAGAATCTTGGCGAGAGTTTTTTGATATTCAAAATACTATCTTTCATATCAACGAAGATACAAAAATTTTTTTGCAAGGAAGTTTTAGTTTTACTGGCGTTAGTAATATGGTTATCGCTGTTTTATGGGCAGGAGGAACCATTGTTACCACCAGTTCTATGCGTCCTACTCGTTGGATTGAACTGCTAGAACGATATGAAGTAGATCATGTTTATGCTCTTCCTACAAAACTTAGATTACTTGTAAGACAGTGTAAAGGTAAACTATTTTCTATTAATTATATTATTGCTGGATCTCAAGTGCTTGATCGTCATCTGATGGAACAGTTACAGTCGATATGCCCTAATATGGGATTTATATTGTATTATGGAGCCACAGAGCTTAACTATATTACATATTGCACAGGCCGAGAGTGGCTTGAACGTGAAGGTACGGTAGGAAGACCATTTCCGTCTGTTCAAATTGAAGAGGATAAAGGCATTATTTATGTGACTACAAAATATCATATTGAAGGTATATCCGATACATATACCGTTAATGATTGTGGTTATATAGATGCAGAGGGGTATTTTATGTTTACTGGGCGCCAAGGCGATGTGGTAAACAAGGGGGGCTATAAAATATCCATTCCCTCCATGGAAACCTATTTGCAATCTATAGATGGTGTCTCAGAAGTAGCTATTATCGATATCATAGATGATGTAAAAGGGGAAGATTTTGTGGCGTATATGGTGTTGGAGGATAATCTTCTCGTAGCTGATGTTATGGAAATAATTCGGCATCATAGACCTTCCATAGAATGGCCAAAGTCGATTTACTCTATTCCTATGTTACCTCTTACGGAATGCTCAAAAGTTGATAAACGAAAGCTAAAAGAGTGGTATAATAAAGGGTAA
- a CDS encoding LptA/OstA family protein has translation MRKRKVQWLAAACVFCLAQPVWAATESTTVYQDQLDSVDQSYLGEISKASTPENSNIRVVRRGEKAKSDQPTEQLPTRIDADKMSYTGSTGDVYAQGDVVVTQGNQTLISPRIEGNTKTTEYRTVGGYRFLENGGKTKDITGQNMTYRTSDRHFTADQAFGWNDPYYVKGQNATFDGETGHMEKGMLTTKHAMAFKHTPDYRVEGQDIKVYPGDKVIIKKPSFYIKNFKVLTLPSYTASLRHDKGEQKFSLFSLIPRPMYNSDDGFGLHGSTEYPIGKHGEAYIDYRWYIKNGFKPQIGYRHYLPWATASIGYSKESNEYNDETVWVEKIGEVRLDTHTYHVGKSPVTVRGGVNAGYWKEGSVKGSHKEYYTEVSHDPIKLGKNANLRFLGGYQRDYYGYNDTIRSMPYWGARFRSKVGNRANIWVSYNQRNISYNNSPYRFDTTELPKELIYGGSYKLTRLDDFSVSVKTNMMSGDIDSVYYTWHRDLHSFDMYLTYKDAHRSNNDQWKIKFVGKDF, from the coding sequence ATGAGGAAACGTAAAGTACAATGGCTGGCAGCGGCTTGTGTTTTTTGTTTAGCACAACCAGTATGGGCCGCTACGGAGTCAACCACGGTATATCAAGATCAATTGGATAGCGTTGATCAATCCTATCTTGGAGAAATCTCTAAAGCATCTACACCTGAAAATAGTAATATCCGTGTTGTACGTCGTGGTGAAAAAGCAAAGTCTGATCAACCTACAGAACAATTGCCGACTCGTATTGATGCAGATAAAATGTCCTATACTGGGTCCACTGGTGATGTATATGCACAAGGTGATGTAGTAGTGACTCAAGGTAATCAAACCTTGATATCACCACGTATAGAAGGTAATACAAAAACTACAGAATACCGCACTGTTGGTGGTTATCGCTTTTTGGAAAATGGCGGTAAAACAAAGGATATTACAGGTCAAAATATGACATATCGGACTAGTGACCGTCATTTTACAGCTGACCAAGCTTTTGGCTGGAATGATCCTTATTATGTAAAAGGTCAAAATGCTACTTTTGATGGTGAAACTGGTCATATGGAAAAAGGCATGCTTACAACAAAACATGCGATGGCCTTTAAACATACACCTGATTATCGTGTAGAAGGTCAAGATATCAAGGTATATCCTGGCGATAAAGTTATTATTAAAAAACCGTCTTTTTACATTAAAAACTTTAAAGTTTTAACTTTACCTTCTTATACAGCGTCCTTACGTCATGATAAGGGTGAGCAGAAGTTTAGTCTTTTTTCTTTGATTCCGAGACCTATGTACAATAGTGATGATGGATTTGGCTTGCATGGTAGTACTGAGTATCCAATTGGTAAGCATGGTGAAGCATATATCGACTATCGTTGGTACATTAAAAATGGCTTTAAACCACAAATTGGATATCGTCATTATTTACCTTGGGCCACAGCATCTATAGGGTATAGTAAAGAATCTAATGAATATAATGATGAAACTGTATGGGTAGAAAAAATTGGTGAGGTTCGACTCGATACTCATACATATCATGTAGGAAAATCCCCAGTTACAGTGCGTGGTGGTGTTAATGCTGGTTATTGGAAAGAAGGTTCTGTAAAAGGTTCTCATAAAGAATACTATACAGAAGTATCTCACGATCCAATTAAGCTTGGTAAAAATGCTAATCTACGATTCTTAGGTGGGTATCAACGCGATTATTATGGTTATAATGATACTATTCGTAGTATGCCTTATTGGGGGGCTCGTTTCCGTTCTAAGGTTGGTAATCGAGCTAATATATGGGTTAGTTATAATCAACGCAATATTTCATATAACAACTCTCCATATCGTTTTGATACTACGGAACTTCCGAAAGAACTTATCTATGGTGGTAGCTATAAATTAACTCGTCTAGATGACTTCTCTGTAAGTGTAAAAACAAATATGATGAGTGGTGATATTGATTCTGTATACTATACGTGGCATCGTGATTTGCATTCCTTTGATATGTATTTGACATATAAAGATGCCCATAGAAGCAATAACGATCAATGGAAGATAAAGTTTGTTGGCAAAGACTTTTAA
- the hypF gene encoding carbamoyltransferase HypF, producing the protein MKQNSNQTIERWGIRYTGIVQGVGFRPLVSMWAHSLGLTGFVYNDSQGVYVEVQGCVDDLQLFLDAIQDDRPRLCRITSQTVEHLTIKNNEVEFSVEPSPLGEAVSTFISADTAPCADCLKELQQDKRRKEYPFINCTNCGPRYTIIKSLPYDRERTTMDEFPMCEACKAEYEDIEGRRYRAEPNACVQCGPHYTLYKPNRTVVDTVNVWNTTRELINEGSIIAIKGIGGYHLVCDARNDAAVQRLRKRKNRPHKPLAIMVGSLDTAIELVHLSDEELDVLTGMERPIVLLKRNTDSLVRLSPHVAPDNHMLGVMLPYTPMHEVLLPSDAAWVMTSGNRSGDPVLYDDDQAFEELESVADYFLVHNRQIYAPLDDSVVTVIHNKPRLIRRSRGYVPEPIHCKLSGQSPTLAMGSDLKNAFAMNKGSEILVGPHIGDLQNASTHATLEWTIDRYEELFSIQPEKIIVDSHPQFFSSHLGERIGKSLQIPVIPVQHHHAHIASVMAEHNLEGPVLGIAMDGTGYGPDGTVWGGEFLLCKGDQYQRLAHIHEAPLPGGEKAVSEPWRQALWYIRNYYGVDVPPIYQDWMKELPKGWDILDKALQSTMPMVQATSCGRLFDAVGSLLGLGMIHTYDAQIAIALEALCEDEKGALLDYNYDGRILDFTPTVQSIMDGVVNGESRAHLAASFHKTVAIALCEIAADLMERYNVSDAAISGGVFQNRKLVELIYRAWHVGDLYMNEAVPSNDGGLAFGQLWIGNQK; encoded by the coding sequence ATGAAACAAAATAGTAATCAAACTATAGAACGCTGGGGAATTCGTTATACCGGTATAGTTCAAGGGGTCGGATTCCGGCCCCTTGTTTCTATGTGGGCACATTCTCTGGGGTTAACTGGTTTTGTTTATAATGATAGCCAAGGTGTTTACGTTGAGGTACAAGGTTGTGTCGATGATTTACAGCTATTTTTAGATGCTATTCAAGATGACCGACCTAGACTGTGCCGTATTACCAGTCAAACAGTAGAACATCTTACTATAAAAAATAATGAAGTTGAGTTTTCTGTGGAGCCATCTCCATTAGGGGAAGCAGTTAGCACGTTTATTAGTGCCGATACAGCGCCATGTGCTGATTGTCTTAAAGAACTACAACAGGACAAGCGTAGAAAAGAATATCCTTTTATTAATTGTACAAATTGTGGCCCACGATATACGATTATTAAATCTCTTCCCTATGATCGGGAACGAACGACGATGGACGAGTTTCCTATGTGCGAAGCTTGTAAGGCTGAATACGAAGATATAGAGGGGCGCCGTTATCGTGCTGAACCTAATGCATGTGTTCAATGTGGCCCTCATTATACTTTATATAAACCTAATCGTACGGTTGTGGATACTGTAAATGTTTGGAATACTACCCGTGAATTAATCAATGAAGGTAGTATTATTGCTATAAAAGGGATAGGTGGATACCATCTAGTTTGTGATGCTCGAAATGATGCGGCGGTCCAACGCTTGCGTAAGCGTAAGAATCGACCACATAAACCCTTAGCAATTATGGTAGGGTCCCTAGATACAGCAATCGAGCTTGTTCATCTTAGTGATGAAGAACTTGATGTTTTGACGGGAATGGAACGTCCTATCGTATTATTAAAAAGAAATACTGATAGTTTAGTGCGTTTGAGTCCCCATGTAGCTCCGGATAATCATATGCTTGGTGTAATGTTACCATATACACCAATGCATGAGGTACTATTACCGTCAGATGCGGCATGGGTCATGACAAGCGGTAATCGAAGTGGTGATCCAGTTTTATATGATGATGATCAAGCCTTTGAAGAGTTAGAATCGGTTGCCGATTATTTCTTGGTGCACAATCGTCAAATTTATGCACCTCTCGATGACTCTGTTGTGACGGTCATCCATAATAAACCTCGGTTGATTCGTCGTAGTCGTGGTTATGTACCAGAACCTATTCATTGTAAACTTTCAGGGCAAAGTCCGACACTAGCGATGGGTAGTGATCTCAAAAATGCATTTGCTATGAATAAAGGATCAGAAATCCTTGTAGGTCCACATATTGGTGATCTACAAAATGCATCTACTCATGCAACTTTGGAGTGGACTATTGACCGATATGAGGAATTGTTTTCTATTCAACCAGAGAAAATTATTGTAGATAGTCATCCTCAATTTTTCTCGTCCCACTTAGGAGAGCGCATTGGTAAAAGTTTACAGATCCCTGTTATACCTGTTCAACATCATCACGCTCATATTGCATCAGTTATGGCAGAGCATAATCTAGAAGGCCCAGTACTGGGGATTGCCATGGATGGTACTGGATATGGACCAGATGGAACTGTATGGGGTGGTGAATTTCTCCTTTGCAAGGGGGACCAATATCAACGATTAGCTCATATCCATGAAGCGCCATTACCGGGGGGAGAGAAAGCTGTTTCCGAGCCATGGCGCCAAGCCTTATGGTATATCCGAAATTACTATGGTGTTGATGTTCCGCCTATTTACCAAGATTGGATGAAAGAATTACCTAAAGGGTGGGACATATTAGATAAAGCCTTACAATCTACGATGCCTATGGTTCAAGCAACAAGCTGTGGTCGTTTATTTGATGCGGTAGGCTCTCTTTTAGGGCTTGGCATGATCCACACCTATGATGCGCAAATTGCTATAGCCTTAGAGGCTCTATGTGAGGATGAAAAAGGAGCGTTGCTTGATTATAACTATGATGGGCGAATTCTTGATTTTACACCTACCGTTCAATCCATTATGGATGGTGTAGTTAATGGTGAATCTAGGGCTCATCTTGCTGCATCCTTCCATAAAACCGTTGCTATCGCATTATGTGAAATCGCAGCGGATTTAATGGAGCGCTATAATGTTAGTGATGCGGCTATTTCTGGCGGTGTATTTCAAAATCGCAAATTAGTAGAGCTGATATATCGCGCTTGGCATGTAGGCGATTTGTATATGAATGAAGCAGTTCCTTCCAATGATGGCGGATTAGCCTTTGGTCAACTATGGATTGGTAATCAGAAATAG
- the hypE gene encoding hydrogenase expression/formation protein HypE, producing MERVRLVHGNGGRFSHELTERFILKYFTNDLLAPLHDGAQFPVTAGRMAFSTDSYVVQPTFFPGGNIGKLAVCGTVNDLAMNGAIPQYLSCGLILEEGLSFDELDEILHTMSDMAKAANVQIVTGDTKVVKKGEVDKIYINTAGIGMIPEGIDIGPHRVKAGMDIILSGAIGDHSIAVMGQRFGLDLSDALKTDCAPLNNMVHAVLDKVGPQVALLRDPTRGGLGTVLKEIADQSQVGIKVEEAAIPIHAEVQSVCDILGYDPLYLANEGKVVLVVDPSVTDKVLSILHSFEEGKESVLIGKTLDKNIGKVGLQTAIGGVRLIDLLGEDQVPRIC from the coding sequence ATGGAACGAGTTCGCTTAGTCCATGGGAATGGCGGTCGATTTAGTCATGAATTGACCGAGCGTTTTATTTTGAAATACTTTACAAATGATTTATTGGCTCCTTTACATGATGGTGCTCAATTTCCCGTTACAGCAGGACGTATGGCGTTTTCTACAGATTCCTATGTAGTACAACCAACGTTTTTCCCTGGCGGTAATATTGGTAAATTAGCTGTCTGTGGTACTGTGAATGATTTAGCCATGAATGGTGCTATTCCACAATATTTAAGTTGTGGCCTCATCTTAGAAGAAGGATTGTCTTTTGATGAGTTAGATGAAATTCTTCATACCATGTCGGATATGGCTAAAGCTGCAAATGTACAAATTGTTACAGGAGACACTAAGGTTGTTAAAAAGGGCGAGGTAGATAAAATCTACATAAATACAGCGGGGATTGGCATGATTCCAGAGGGGATTGATATTGGTCCACATCGTGTGAAAGCGGGAATGGATATTATTTTATCTGGTGCTATTGGCGATCATTCTATTGCCGTTATGGGACAACGATTTGGATTGGATTTATCTGATGCATTAAAAACTGACTGTGCTCCTTTAAATAACATGGTTCATGCTGTACTTGATAAAGTGGGACCTCAAGTAGCTCTATTGCGAGATCCTACACGGGGTGGCTTAGGGACTGTTTTAAAAGAAATTGCAGATCAAAGCCAAGTGGGTATTAAGGTAGAAGAAGCGGCTATACCAATTCACGCCGAAGTACAATCTGTTTGTGATATTTTGGGATATGATCCGTTATATTTAGCAAATGAAGGAAAGGTTGTACTCGTAGTAGATCCATCCGTTACAGATAAAGTTCTATCTATTCTTCACAGCTTTGAAGAAGGTAAAGAATCGGTGCTAATTGGCAAAACATTAGATAAGAATATTGGTAAGGTTGGTTTGCAAACTGCTATTGGTGGTGTTCGCTTAATCGATTTGTTAGGTGAAGATCAAGTTCCTCGTATCTGCTAA
- the hypD gene encoding hydrogenase formation protein HypD yields the protein MKKLTLQEKQNSADALLKRINALHEPGETVRLMEVCGTHTVSIFREGLRQLLPSGIELVSGPGCPVCVTDQTYMDKALAYAERDDVIIATFGDMLKVPGSYSSLSAAQTKGAHIHVIYTPLEVVELSKKYPDKKIVFLAIGFETTIAVICATVKAVHAAGLKNVFFLVSHKLVPPALRALLDKQEGHIDGFILPGHVSVIIGEEPYRFLPEEYHIPSCIAGFDGLEILSAIANILEQRKTGDFVVGNTYHSVVMQKGNPVAQAMIKEVYDVCDDAWRGIGVIPNSGLRLKEEYAAYDVERALPIQLEKSSLDPKGCQCGRVLQGLIKPSECPLFGKSCTADHPVGACMVSVEGSCAAWYKYGYSSGGSTWED from the coding sequence TTGAAGAAGCTTACTTTGCAGGAAAAGCAGAACAGTGCTGATGCGTTGTTAAAACGCATCAATGCTCTCCATGAGCCTGGGGAAACCGTAAGGCTTATGGAGGTATGTGGTACACATACTGTATCGATTTTCCGTGAAGGTCTTCGACAATTATTGCCAAGTGGCATTGAACTTGTAAGTGGACCAGGATGTCCTGTATGTGTAACAGATCAAACGTATATGGATAAGGCGTTAGCCTATGCTGAACGGGATGATGTTATTATTGCTACCTTTGGGGATATGTTAAAGGTTCCTGGTAGCTATAGTAGTCTTAGTGCGGCTCAAACAAAGGGCGCCCATATTCATGTCATTTATACCCCTTTAGAGGTGGTAGAACTTAGTAAAAAATATCCAGATAAGAAAATAGTATTTCTGGCTATAGGTTTTGAAACGACTATTGCCGTTATTTGTGCAACTGTAAAAGCAGTTCATGCAGCAGGGCTGAAGAATGTTTTCTTCCTTGTATCTCATAAATTAGTGCCTCCTGCATTACGAGCTTTACTAGATAAACAAGAAGGGCATATCGACGGATTTATTTTGCCAGGTCATGTAAGCGTTATTATTGGTGAAGAACCATACCGATTCTTACCTGAAGAATATCACATACCGTCTTGTATTGCTGGCTTTGATGGACTTGAGATTTTATCTGCTATAGCAAATATTTTAGAGCAACGTAAAACAGGTGATTTTGTGGTGGGTAATACCTATCATTCTGTAGTTATGCAGAAGGGGAATCCTGTAGCGCAAGCGATGATCAAAGAGGTATATGATGTATGTGATGACGCGTGGCGCGGTATAGGTGTTATTCCTAACTCTGGCTTAAGATTAAAGGAAGAATATGCAGCCTATGATGTGGAACGGGCATTACCTATCCAGCTTGAAAAGTCTTCTCTTGATCCGAAGGGATGCCAATGTGGTCGTGTATTGCAAGGTCTTATTAAGCCTAGTGAATGTCCATTATTTGGTAAAAGCTGTACTGCTGACCACCCTGTTGGTGCTTGCATGGTATCTGTAGAAGGCAGTTGTGCAGCGTGGTATAAATACGGTTATTCAAGTGGTGGATCGACGTGGGAGGATTAA
- the galU gene encoding UTP--glucose-1-phosphate uridylyltransferase GalU yields the protein MQRIRKAVIPAAGFGTRFLPATKAQPKEMLPIVDTPAIQYIVKEALDSGIEEILIITGRNKRAIEDHFDSSVELELLLQSQGKNKQLAIIKDLADIKVHFIRQKAPRGLGDAVLCAKAFIGDEPFAVLLGDDIVYNPENPCLKQLIECYDEHPGIILGAQFVSEDKVSSYGIVSGEALADNLYRVHNLVEKPKKEDAPSRLAVLGRYILTPDIFNILEHTKPGVGNEVQLTDALAASKTDTYALAYEGIRYDTGDKLGYLKATVEYALRNEELGENFKAYLKELDLK from the coding sequence ATGCAACGTATTAGAAAAGCCGTTATTCCAGCGGCTGGCTTTGGTACACGCTTTTTACCAGCTACTAAAGCACAACCAAAGGAGATGCTTCCCATTGTAGATACACCAGCTATCCAATATATTGTGAAAGAAGCATTAGATTCTGGTATTGAAGAAATCCTAATCATTACAGGCCGTAATAAACGCGCTATTGAAGATCATTTTGATAGCAGTGTTGAATTAGAACTACTTTTACAAAGCCAAGGTAAAAATAAACAGTTGGCTATAATTAAGGATTTAGCAGATATTAAAGTTCACTTTATTCGTCAAAAAGCTCCTCGTGGTCTTGGCGATGCTGTACTATGTGCGAAAGCTTTTATTGGTGATGAACCATTTGCTGTATTGCTTGGTGATGATATTGTATATAATCCTGAAAATCCATGCCTTAAACAGTTAATTGAGTGCTATGACGAACATCCTGGCATTATTTTAGGGGCTCAATTTGTATCTGAAGATAAAGTTAGCTCTTATGGCATTGTATCCGGTGAAGCATTAGCAGATAATTTATATCGCGTTCATAATTTGGTGGAAAAACCAAAAAAAGAAGATGCACCATCTAGACTTGCTGTATTAGGTCGCTATATTTTAACGCCAGATATTTTCAATATTTTGGAACATACAAAACCAGGTGTAGGTAATGAAGTTCAATTGACTGATGCTCTAGCAGCATCTAAAACCGATACGTATGCTTTAGCTTATGAAGGTATTCGTTATGATACAGGCGATAAATTAGGTTATTTGAAAGCTACTGTTGAGTATGCCCTTCGTAATGAAGAGTTAGGTGAAAATTTCAAAGCTTATTTGAAAGAACTAGATCTTAAATAG
- a CDS encoding thiolase family protein, translating into MSVYIHGGLRTPIGVLNGQYRNMRPEMLGAQLIDELINRYDISQVDGIFCGNAVGTGGNIGRLMGLMTNLPNSVPAITVDMQCASALMSIEMAYAHIASGVMDSAIAGGIESSSLQPDRMYAAGDDREGLYKVAQFSPQDCSPLAMLEGAERTIQKHNVLKEDLYPYIIGSHKRASEALNNPHLKSYIMPITIDGKACVDECIRPKMNEKLLSRMKPLLGPDSITNAGNACLTHDGAAFVYVSNEKGPFRIHSVMPWAGNPQFSPEGALESTEAILKHTGLTMDDIDVVEWNEAFAIIDVLFNKAYPKHLEKYNKLGGALAYGHPYGCSGAILVLHCMAALESCNGRYGLCAIAGAGGTGTALIMERM; encoded by the coding sequence ATGTCAGTATATATTCATGGTGGGCTTAGAACCCCTATAGGCGTATTAAATGGACAATATAGAAATATGAGACCTGAAATGTTAGGAGCTCAACTCATTGATGAATTAATCAATCGTTATGATATTTCACAAGTGGATGGAATCTTCTGTGGCAATGCTGTGGGGACTGGTGGTAATATTGGTCGTCTCATGGGGCTCATGACTAATTTACCGAATTCTGTTCCTGCGATTACCGTAGATATGCAATGTGCATCAGCATTGATGAGTATTGAAATGGCCTATGCACATATTGCATCAGGGGTTATGGATTCGGCTATTGCTGGTGGTATTGAAAGTTCTTCATTGCAGCCAGATAGGATGTATGCGGCTGGTGATGATCGTGAAGGCCTATATAAGGTTGCTCAGTTTAGCCCTCAAGATTGTTCTCCTTTAGCTATGTTAGAAGGGGCAGAGAGGACGATTCAAAAGCATAATGTATTAAAGGAAGACTTATATCCCTACATTATTGGCAGTCACAAACGCGCTTCTGAAGCTTTAAATAATCCGCATTTGAAATCTTACATTATGCCTATTACCATCGATGGCAAAGCATGTGTAGATGAATGTATTCGGCCTAAAATGAATGAGAAACTATTATCACGGATGAAGCCTTTATTAGGACCTGATTCTATTACAAATGCGGGTAATGCTTGTTTAACTCATGATGGCGCAGCTTTTGTATACGTATCTAATGAAAAAGGGCCCTTTAGAATTCATAGTGTTATGCCTTGGGCAGGTAACCCTCAGTTTAGCCCAGAAGGAGCTTTAGAAAGCACAGAAGCGATTTTAAAACACACTGGTCTAACGATGGATGATATTGATGTAGTGGAATGGAACGAAGCCTTTGCTATTATTGATGTGCTCTTCAATAAGGCCTATCCTAAGCATTTAGAGAAATATAATAAACTAGGTGGTGCCTTAGCGTATGGACATCCTTATGGCTGTTCTGGTGCTATATTAGTTCTTCATTGTATGGCTGCTTTAGAATCTTGTAATGGACGCTATGGTTTGTGTGCAATTGCCGGTGCAGGTGGTACAGGAACTGCTTTGATTATGGAACGAATGTAA